From Selenomonas ruminantium AC2024, a single genomic window includes:
- the tsaE gene encoding tRNA (adenosine(37)-N6)-threonylcarbamoyltransferase complex ATPase subunit type 1 TsaE: MFTCMTSSPEETGHLAELVGQKIREGTVLCLEGDLGAGKTLFVQSLAHTLGVEGDVTSPTFNLMNVYEGICRIYHFDLYRLETEEELEDIGFYEYTEEPEGIVVIEWPNKFPESLPEDYIEVRIRKLGENSNERQIDFSSIGAKNQEFIKELEEFVNTGH; this comes from the coding sequence ATGTTTACCTGTATGACAAGTTCTCCCGAGGAAACTGGTCACCTAGCCGAGCTGGTGGGGCAAAAGATTCGGGAAGGAACCGTGCTTTGCCTGGAGGGCGACCTGGGGGCTGGCAAGACTTTGTTCGTGCAAAGTCTTGCGCATACGCTGGGCGTCGAGGGAGATGTGACCAGTCCGACATTCAATCTGATGAATGTTTATGAAGGGATTTGCCGCATTTACCATTTTGACCTCTACCGGCTGGAAACAGAAGAAGAACTGGAAGATATCGGCTTTTATGAGTACACGGAGGAGCCGGAGGGAATCGTGGTCATTGAGTGGCCCAACAAGTTCCCGGAGTCACTGCCTGAGGATTATATTGAAGTGCGTATTCGCAAATTGGGCGAGAACAGCAATGAACGGCAGATTGATTTTTCCAGTATAGGTGCCAAGAATCAGGAGTTTATAAAGGAGTTGGAGGAATTTGTCAATACTGGCCATTGA
- the tsaB gene encoding tRNA (adenosine(37)-N6)-threonylcarbamoyltransferase complex dimerization subunit type 1 TsaB produces the protein MSILAIDTATQVSSVAVLKEGRLLAELTMQGKLTHSETLLPHIEQVLKMAAVAKEELTGIAVSNGPGSFTGLRIGLAAAKAMSYVLGIPLVGVSTLQALAYQLPAPGVRVMCLLDAQKGNAYVESYRWENNSLQIVDSVQVAKITDIVAACANMSEQVILLGDAVQKKVAGKLELPANVSVAPPHIVMPRAACVAMLGQEKLMAGETDNVMDLEPVYIRRSEAEVLWEKRHPEEAKATKPTEEM, from the coding sequence TTGTCAATACTGGCCATTGATACGGCAACCCAGGTTTCCAGCGTGGCGGTGTTAAAGGAAGGCCGGCTTTTGGCCGAGCTCACCATGCAGGGAAAGCTGACTCATTCGGAAACCCTGCTGCCGCATATTGAGCAGGTGTTGAAGATGGCGGCTGTGGCGAAGGAGGAACTGACGGGCATTGCCGTCAGCAACGGCCCAGGTTCCTTTACGGGATTGCGTATTGGACTGGCGGCAGCCAAGGCCATGAGTTATGTGCTGGGGATTCCCCTGGTGGGTGTTTCCACTTTGCAGGCGCTGGCTTATCAGCTGCCGGCACCGGGCGTGCGCGTAATGTGCCTGCTCGATGCGCAAAAAGGCAATGCCTATGTGGAAAGTTACCGCTGGGAAAATAATTCCCTGCAGATAGTGGATTCCGTGCAGGTGGCAAAGATTACGGATATTGTGGCAGCCTGTGCCAATATGAGCGAGCAGGTTATCCTGCTGGGCGATGCGGTGCAGAAGAAAGTGGCAGGCAAGCTCGAACTGCCCGCTAATGTCAGCGTTGCGCCGCCGCATATCGTTATGCCGCGGGCGGCCTGTGTAGCCATGCTAGGTCAGGAGAAACTGATGGCTGGCGAGACGGATAACGTGATGGATTTGGAACCGGTGTACATTCGCCGCAGTGAAGCGGAAGTGCTCTGGGAGAAACGTCATCCCGAAGAAGCCAAAGCCACGAAGCCGACTGAGGAAATGTAA
- the rimI gene encoding ribosomal protein S18-alanine N-acetyltransferase, whose translation MDAVPLDSIDVNNLEFREMAPEDADAVEIVEKACFAIPWSRESFWKEAQNENTLYLLALDGERVIGYVGCWISYEEAQITNVAILPEYRGKRIGTRMFGEIIDRVKEKGVTAMTLEVRPTNVPALALYKGYGFKEAGRRPKYYQDNGEDAIIMWNTKL comes from the coding sequence ATGGACGCTGTTCCTTTAGATAGTATAGATGTAAACAATCTGGAATTTCGGGAGATGGCTCCCGAGGATGCGGACGCGGTAGAAATCGTGGAAAAGGCCTGCTTTGCCATTCCTTGGTCGCGGGAGTCCTTCTGGAAGGAAGCGCAGAACGAAAACACCTTGTATCTGCTGGCTCTCGATGGCGAGCGCGTGATTGGTTATGTGGGCTGCTGGATTTCCTATGAGGAAGCGCAGATTACCAATGTGGCTATTTTGCCTGAGTATCGGGGCAAACGCATTGGCACGCGGATGTTTGGCGAGATTATCGACCGGGTGAAGGAAAAGGGCGTAACGGCCATGACCCTGGAGGTACGGCCCACCAATGTTCCGGCGCTGGCGCTTTACAAGGGCTATGGCTTCAAGGAAGCCGGCCGCCGTCCGAAATACTATCAGGATAACGGTGAAGATGCCATTATCATGTGGAATACGAAACTCTGA
- the tsaD gene encoding tRNA (adenosine(37)-N6)-threonylcarbamoyltransferase complex transferase subunit TsaD: MEKKKEELLTLAIESSCDETSAAVLRGGREILANIISTQIPIHQKFGGVVPEIASRKHIVNIMPVIDECLRTAGVELKDIDQVAVTYGPGLVGALLVGVSAAKSLAFSLGKPLIGVNHLEGHIFANFLAAPDLEPPFMALVVSGGHTALVDVQGYNRFRMMGQTRDDAAGEAFDKIARVMGLPYPGGPRIDALAKEGDPMAIDFPQALTEKGNYEFSFSGLKSAVLNYINSEKMKGHELNKADIAASFQRSVIEVLVGKAFQAVKEAGRDTLVLAGGVAANSGLEARLREEAEKRGVRFLYPSKILCTDNAAMIGCRGYYQALEGGYSDLYLNAVPGLSLTDK; the protein is encoded by the coding sequence ATGGAAAAGAAAAAGGAAGAACTGCTGACGCTGGCAATAGAGTCCAGTTGTGATGAGACTTCGGCGGCAGTTTTGCGGGGCGGACGGGAGATTCTTGCCAATATCATCTCCACACAGATTCCCATTCATCAGAAATTTGGCGGGGTGGTGCCGGAAATCGCCTCCCGCAAACATATCGTAAATATCATGCCAGTAATTGATGAGTGCCTGCGCACGGCTGGCGTGGAACTTAAAGATATCGACCAGGTGGCGGTAACGTATGGCCCGGGGCTCGTGGGTGCGCTTTTGGTCGGTGTGTCGGCGGCAAAGTCTTTGGCGTTTTCACTGGGCAAGCCATTAATCGGCGTCAATCATCTGGAAGGACATATCTTTGCCAATTTCCTGGCGGCACCGGATTTGGAACCGCCGTTTATGGCGCTCGTGGTGTCTGGCGGTCATACGGCGCTTGTCGATGTGCAGGGCTATAACCGCTTCCGTATGATGGGGCAGACCCGTGATGATGCGGCTGGCGAAGCCTTTGACAAGATTGCCCGCGTGATGGGCCTGCCTTATCCCGGCGGCCCGCGCATTGATGCACTGGCCAAAGAGGGCGACCCCATGGCCATTGATTTTCCGCAGGCGCTTACGGAAAAGGGCAATTACGAGTTCAGTTTCAGCGGCTTGAAGTCGGCGGTGCTCAACTACATCAACAGTGAGAAGATGAAGGGGCACGAGCTCAATAAGGCCGATATTGCAGCGTCCTTCCAGCGTTCGGTTATCGAGGTGTTGGTGGGTAAGGCGTTCCAGGCAGTCAAAGAAGCCGGGCGCGATACCTTGGTGCTGGCTGGCGGTGTAGCAGCCAACAGCGGTTTGGAAGCCCGCCTGCGCGAAGAAGCGGAGAAGCGGGGCGTAAGGTTCCTTTATCCGAGCAAGATTTTGTGTACCGATAATGCGGCTATGATTGGGTGCCGTGGGTACTATCAGGCGCTTGAGGGCGGGTATAGTGATTTGTACCTGAATGCGGTGCCGGGGCTTAGTCTCACAGATAAATAA
- a CDS encoding sensor histidine kinase produces MRWKMRNTNNNLTTKQLNILDRLKQILPFVADLAHGHAAIYIQAETAGKLRITATAMPHTVYMQDAAEAAAGLVDTLSEPLVTEVFQSAQFVHGKREQDYGHFVDMYVFPVVDGTNVIAVISIEVDKEHLNIDDFSYLIKTTQDVLNFAARDVDLAPFTPLSASDGLLITDQFSRIVFANAAAQRIYRVLGVGSLKGCHLFDRQLTRHVTRESFERERPWQKELSAGGLQLIRRQIDLQAGGTLLRRLVVLSDVTEIRAKEQEIRIKSAVIQEIHHRVKNNLQTVASLLRLQARRSGSDEVKSALSESVNRVLSIAAVHDFLSRQGRESMELGQIMAEIFAQVKASMVAADFDLRQEYMGETVSLPPKYASSLALVLNELIINAVEHAFTGRQAGLVGLTVELDEELRLDFYDDGCGLPADFQPNKSRSLGLSIIRTLIEGDLEGSFRLENDSSGRGTHAYIVLPKPQAQGQVVASLEE; encoded by the coding sequence ATGAGGTGGAAAATGCGCAATACCAATAATAATTTAACAACCAAACAATTAAATATCTTGGACCGCCTAAAGCAAATTCTCCCTTTCGTGGCTGACCTCGCTCATGGCCATGCCGCTATCTACATTCAGGCGGAAACAGCGGGGAAGTTGCGCATAACGGCCACCGCCATGCCGCATACGGTCTATATGCAGGACGCTGCGGAAGCAGCGGCAGGCTTGGTGGATACGTTATCGGAACCGCTGGTTACGGAAGTTTTCCAATCCGCCCAGTTCGTGCATGGCAAGCGGGAGCAGGATTATGGGCATTTTGTGGATATGTATGTGTTCCCTGTTGTTGATGGAACAAATGTGATTGCGGTTATCAGCATTGAGGTGGATAAGGAGCATTTAAATATTGATGATTTCTCCTATCTTATCAAGACCACGCAGGATGTGTTGAATTTTGCGGCCCGCGATGTGGATTTGGCGCCGTTTACGCCACTTTCGGCCAGTGACGGGCTGTTGATTACCGACCAGTTCAGCCGGATTGTGTTTGCCAATGCGGCGGCACAGCGGATTTATCGGGTTTTGGGCGTCGGGAGTCTCAAGGGCTGTCATTTGTTTGACCGGCAGTTGACGCGTCATGTCACGCGGGAATCTTTTGAGCGGGAGCGGCCCTGGCAGAAGGAGCTTTCGGCGGGCGGTTTGCAGCTTATCCGCCGGCAGATTGATTTGCAGGCGGGGGGCACGCTCCTGCGGCGGCTTGTCGTGCTCTCGGATGTGACGGAAATCCGGGCCAAGGAGCAGGAAATCCGCATTAAGTCGGCGGTGATTCAGGAGATTCACCACCGGGTCAAGAATAATCTGCAGACGGTGGCAAGTCTCCTGCGGCTGCAGGCGCGGCGCAGTGGTTCGGATGAGGTCAAGTCGGCGCTTTCCGAAAGCGTCAACCGCGTGCTGTCCATTGCGGCGGTGCACGATTTTCTTTCGCGGCAGGGGCGGGAGAGCATGGAACTGGGGCAGATTATGGCGGAGATTTTTGCCCAGGTCAAGGCAAGTATGGTCGCGGCGGATTTTGATTTGCGGCAGGAGTATATGGGCGAGACGGTAAGTTTGCCGCCGAAATACGCCAGCTCGTTGGCACTGGTGCTCAATGAGCTGATAATAAACGCCGTAGAACACGCCTTTACCGGACGGCAGGCGGGGCTTGTGGGCTTAACGGTGGAACTCGATGAAGAATTGCGGCTGGATTTCTATGATGATGGCTGCGGACTGCCCGCAGATTTTCAGCCGAACAAATCCCGGTCGCTGGGATTATCCATAATCCGCACCTTGATTGAGGGCGATTTGGAGGGCAGTTTCCGGCTGGAAAATGACAGCAGCGGTCGGGGAACACATGCGTATATTGTCCTGCCCAAGCCGCAGGCGCAGGGACAGGTTGTGGCAAGTTTGGAGGAATGA
- a CDS encoding ANTAR domain-containing response regulator, producing MQENRKSLRIVIADNESLIRLDIREMLEDAGHEVVGEAVNGRRAVELTRQHRPDLVLMDIKMPEMDGITAAGKIYADKIAPVILLTAFSQPDIVDKAKDSGVLGYLVKPVQESQLFPAIEIALSRWQEMQGLEDELEKLKDSLETRKMVDRAKGIIMAAHKLGEQEAYRRMQQYAMQKRVPLKDVAQSIIRAAGGKA from the coding sequence ATGCAGGAAAACAGGAAATCACTACGGATTGTCATTGCCGATAACGAATCCCTTATCCGTCTGGATATTCGGGAAATGCTCGAAGATGCGGGCCACGAAGTCGTGGGCGAAGCGGTAAATGGCCGACGGGCGGTGGAACTTACCCGCCAGCATCGCCCGGATTTGGTGCTGATGGATATTAAGATGCCGGAAATGGATGGCATTACCGCGGCAGGAAAAATCTATGCGGATAAAATTGCGCCGGTTATTCTGCTGACGGCTTTCAGCCAGCCTGATATTGTGGATAAGGCCAAGGACTCCGGCGTGCTGGGGTATCTCGTAAAGCCGGTACAGGAAAGCCAGCTTTTTCCTGCGATTGAAATCGCGCTCTCCCGCTGGCAGGAAATGCAGGGGCTGGAGGATGAACTAGAAAAGCTCAAAGACTCTTTGGAAACGCGCAAAATGGTCGATAGGGCCAAGGGTATTATCATGGCGGCGCATAAACTGGGGGAACAGGAAGCGTATCGCCGGATGCAGCAGTATGCCATGCAGAAGCGGGTGCCGCTGAAGGATGTGGCACAGAGCATTATCCGTGCGGCAGGCGGCAAGGCTTAA
- a CDS encoding BglG family transcription antiterminator — MNLRERTTAILKILTEGENPFQSAGELAERLGVSTKTVSRELPAVAEALKPYGLDLSRKKGAGFSIDGGAEAMASLKEFLGQVNDKTFTPEERRSIIVSQLLPNQEPVKLFTLASLLGVTDGTISKDLDRLESWFKGHGLKLVRKPGLGVYIEGKEASIRQAIVAYIYENVGEQELLSLVQANLAEDGQAVSMASSHLLDLVDKEIIQRLERLIRQTEKSLDGRLSDQAFVGLLVHLALAVQRIRRHEPIKLAPEVLADLQSKPEFKLAADLGAKIANEFAITINEAETGYIAMHILGARSRYQPQGMPASLDNFHLVRMAKAVMGAAEKISGQKLYRNSALLTGLVNHLGPSISRLKMGMPIRNPLLGEMNSNYPELMQLAAASVKDIEGELEIVFPEEEIAYIAMHLGAALNDNQTLKKLQRRVIVACPTGMGTSRLLASRLRQQYDNIIVHDMVSTMQLTPAYFREHEADFIIATVPIPHVPLPVVVVSALLTPADQEKIDGLLDKQLPAERAEVPAAAAKPDFVSALKIMGAYEQAILTLIEGFFFAEDAKSMTVQEISQLAGRLISADKQVAENVAKELLAREDKGSTAVSGNHMILLHCRSSYVQEIHFGIVHVGDFFFYPAEPTEKIRTAAVMVAPKECSQYELETIGYISAILLERWGFIEVLHEGDKRLIHDELIRIFRQFHAKKYKELMEG; from the coding sequence ATGAATCTGCGTGAGCGAACCACAGCAATCTTAAAAATTTTGACGGAAGGGGAAAATCCTTTCCAGAGTGCAGGCGAGCTGGCCGAAAGGCTGGGTGTCAGCACGAAAACCGTATCAAGAGAACTGCCAGCCGTGGCAGAGGCGCTAAAGCCTTATGGACTTGACCTTTCCCGCAAAAAAGGGGCGGGCTTTTCCATAGACGGCGGTGCCGAAGCGATGGCTTCGCTCAAGGAATTTCTGGGGCAGGTGAATGATAAGACTTTTACTCCGGAGGAGCGGCGGTCGATTATCGTCAGCCAGCTGCTTCCCAATCAAGAGCCGGTAAAACTCTTTACTCTTGCATCGCTCTTAGGCGTAACCGATGGCACCATCAGCAAGGATTTGGACAGGCTGGAAAGCTGGTTTAAGGGACATGGGCTGAAACTTGTCCGAAAACCCGGTCTGGGTGTCTATATCGAAGGTAAGGAAGCAAGTATCCGGCAGGCAATCGTAGCGTATATTTATGAAAATGTAGGTGAGCAGGAGCTGTTGTCGCTTGTGCAGGCCAATCTGGCCGAGGATGGACAGGCAGTGAGCATGGCTTCCTCCCACCTGCTGGATTTAGTCGATAAAGAAATCATTCAGCGTTTGGAACGCTTAATCCGGCAAACGGAAAAATCGTTGGATGGGCGGCTGTCCGACCAGGCCTTTGTGGGGCTGCTGGTGCATTTGGCATTGGCAGTACAGAGGATTCGGCGCCATGAACCCATCAAACTGGCACCTGAGGTGCTGGCGGATTTACAGTCGAAACCTGAGTTTAAGCTGGCGGCAGATTTGGGCGCAAAAATCGCTAACGAATTTGCCATCACGATAAACGAGGCGGAGACAGGCTATATCGCCATGCATATCTTAGGCGCCCGCAGCCGCTACCAGCCACAGGGTATGCCGGCGTCACTGGATAACTTTCATCTGGTGCGCATGGCTAAAGCCGTGATGGGGGCGGCGGAAAAAATCAGTGGTCAGAAATTATATCGCAATTCGGCACTGCTGACGGGGCTGGTCAATCATTTGGGGCCGTCCATCAGCAGGTTAAAAATGGGGATGCCGATACGCAATCCGCTGCTCGGGGAGATGAACAGCAATTATCCGGAGCTTATGCAGCTGGCGGCAGCCAGTGTCAAGGATATCGAAGGGGAACTGGAAATCGTTTTTCCCGAGGAGGAAATCGCCTATATTGCCATGCATCTGGGCGCGGCGCTCAACGACAATCAGACGCTCAAGAAATTGCAGCGCCGTGTGATTGTGGCGTGTCCCACGGGGATGGGCACGAGCCGTCTTTTGGCAAGCCGCCTGCGCCAGCAGTATGACAATATTATCGTTCACGATATGGTTTCCACTATGCAGCTTACCCCCGCTTACTTTCGTGAGCACGAGGCTGATTTTATCATCGCGACGGTGCCGATACCGCATGTACCGCTGCCGGTGGTGGTCGTAAGTGCCCTGCTCACACCTGCCGACCAGGAAAAAATTGACGGCCTGCTCGACAAGCAGCTGCCCGCCGAACGGGCAGAGGTTCCAGCAGCCGCCGCCAAGCCGGATTTTGTAAGCGCCCTTAAAATCATGGGCGCTTACGAACAGGCAATCCTGACACTTATCGAGGGCTTTTTCTTCGCGGAGGATGCAAAGTCCATGACGGTGCAGGAAATTTCCCAGCTGGCTGGCAGGCTCATAAGCGCGGATAAGCAGGTAGCGGAGAACGTGGCCAAGGAACTTTTAGCCAGGGAAGACAAGGGCAGCACAGCAGTCAGCGGCAATCATATGATTCTGCTGCACTGCCGCAGCAGCTATGTACAGGAAATTCATTTTGGCATTGTCCATGTCGGTGACTTTTTCTTCTATCCCGCTGAACCTACAGAGAAAATCCGTACGGCGGCGGTGATGGTGGCACCGAAGGAATGCAGTCAGTATGAACTGGAAACAATAGGTTATATATCCGCCATTCTACTCGAACGGTGGGGCTTTATCGAAGTGTTGCATGAAGGGGATAAGCGGCTTATCCATGATGAGTTAATCCGCATTTTCCGCCAGTTTCATGCCAAGAAATACAAGGAATTGATGGAGGGATAA
- a CDS encoding PTS mannitol transporter subunit IICBA has product MSTATSSAQSLGFQEAMQKFGRFLSGMVLPNIGAFIAWGFLTALFIPTGWLPNEYLAQVGGPMSKWLIPLLLGYSGGAAVYKHRGGVVGTIATAGVIAGADIPMFLGAMIMGPLAGYLMKKFDAAIEDKIPTGFEMLVNNFSAGILGGVLAVLAFVGVGPVVLAANGVLRSGVEGIVAAGLLPLASVIIEPAKILFLNNAINHGVLSPLGIQQAEEFGKSMFFLLEANPGPGLGVLLAYWFFGKGMAKDSTPGAMIIHLLGGIHEIYFPYVLMKPVLLIAVIAGGMAGVATLQLLGGGLIAPSSPGSIIAVLAMTPKGAFIANMADFLVATVVSCAVASVFIKVSASEESGESLEEAKAAMQERKQRGQVTVSAVRISGSELERIVYACDAGMGSSALGAASLRKKLRNAGYTHISVTNAAIGNIPKDAQIVVTHEKLAQRAMEDSPQAEHILVRNFTQNDVFEQIIARLSENKMDGVMAAGQSGSREKHVLDLTNIQLGLKSVSKEEAITAAGKALVKAGFVDEGYIEGMLKREADISTYVGKGIAIPHGEAAVKDTIRQSGIVVLQYPEGIKFGNDTAHILVGIAGKDNDHLSILANIAATMDECSDEELEKLYNTKDANVLYERFALAN; this is encoded by the coding sequence ATGAGTACAGCGACGAGTTCTGCACAGAGCTTGGGTTTTCAGGAAGCAATGCAGAAATTTGGCCGGTTTTTGTCCGGTATGGTTTTGCCGAACATTGGGGCATTTATCGCCTGGGGCTTTTTGACGGCGCTCTTTATTCCCACGGGCTGGCTGCCCAATGAATACTTAGCGCAGGTGGGCGGCCCCATGAGCAAATGGCTCATTCCCCTGCTCTTAGGTTATAGCGGCGGTGCGGCTGTTTACAAACATCGCGGCGGCGTGGTCGGTACCATTGCTACGGCGGGTGTTATCGCCGGTGCCGATATTCCCATGTTCCTGGGCGCCATGATTATGGGCCCGCTGGCTGGCTACCTGATGAAGAAATTCGATGCCGCCATCGAGGACAAGATTCCCACGGGCTTTGAAATGCTCGTCAATAACTTCTCGGCAGGTATCTTAGGCGGTGTTTTGGCCGTGCTCGCTTTTGTCGGCGTTGGCCCCGTGGTGCTGGCTGCTAATGGCGTGCTGCGCTCTGGCGTGGAAGGCATTGTGGCAGCAGGTCTTTTACCGCTGGCATCTGTTATCATCGAACCAGCGAAGATACTCTTCCTCAACAACGCCATCAACCATGGCGTGCTCTCGCCGCTGGGCATTCAGCAGGCCGAAGAATTTGGTAAGTCCATGTTCTTCCTGCTCGAAGCAAACCCCGGCCCCGGCCTTGGCGTACTGCTGGCTTACTGGTTCTTTGGCAAAGGCATGGCTAAAGATTCCACTCCCGGTGCGATGATTATTCACCTCTTGGGTGGTATCCATGAAATTTACTTCCCCTATGTCCTCATGAAGCCGGTACTCCTGATTGCCGTTATCGCTGGTGGTATGGCTGGTGTAGCAACGCTGCAGCTCTTAGGCGGCGGCCTTATCGCTCCGTCCTCTCCGGGTTCCATTATCGCGGTGCTCGCCATGACCCCGAAAGGCGCTTTCATCGCCAACATGGCAGACTTCCTCGTAGCCACGGTGGTTTCCTGTGCCGTAGCATCGGTATTCATTAAAGTTTCCGCTAGCGAGGAAAGCGGCGAATCCCTCGAAGAAGCAAAAGCAGCTATGCAGGAACGCAAACAGCGCGGTCAGGTCACTGTAAGTGCTGTACGCATCAGCGGCAGCGAACTGGAACGCATCGTTTATGCTTGTGATGCCGGCATGGGCTCCAGCGCCCTCGGTGCTGCCAGCCTGCGCAAGAAACTGCGCAATGCAGGTTACACGCATATCTCTGTAACCAACGCCGCCATTGGCAATATCCCCAAGGATGCGCAGATTGTTGTCACCCATGAAAAACTGGCACAGCGTGCTATGGAAGATTCCCCGCAGGCTGAACATATCCTCGTGCGCAATTTCACGCAGAATGATGTGTTTGAGCAGATTATCGCCCGCCTTTCCGAAAACAAGATGGATGGCGTAATGGCTGCCGGTCAGTCCGGTTCCCGCGAAAAACACGTTTTGGACCTCACGAATATCCAGCTCGGCCTTAAAAGTGTGAGCAAGGAAGAAGCCATCACCGCCGCCGGTAAAGCTCTGGTTAAAGCAGGTTTTGTGGATGAAGGTTACATCGAAGGCATGCTCAAACGCGAAGCCGATATCAGCACCTATGTGGGCAAAGGCATTGCCATTCCCCATGGCGAAGCCGCTGTCAAAGATACCATCCGTCAGTCTGGCATCGTGGTGCTCCAGTACCCCGAAGGCATCAAGTTCGGCAACGACACCGCCCATATCCTCGTGGGCATTGCCGGCAAAGACAACGACCATCTCTCCATCCTCGCCAACATCGCCGCAACGATGGATGAATGCAGTGACGAGGAATTGGAAAAACTCTACAACACCAAAGACGCCAACGTGCTCTATGAACGTTTCGCATTGGCAAACTAA
- a CDS encoding mannitol-1-phosphate 5-dehydrogenase has protein sequence MKKAIHFGAGNIGRGFIGELLVRSGYEVTFVDVNAELVDLINERRAYDIKIVGDKPEIIHVEHVRAINSAAHPEELIRAICEADIITTAIGPNILKFIAPNLAAGLAERVKVNQQPLNVIACENMVGGSTVLKGFVEENLPEEAKEDVAKYIGFPDAAVDRIVPLQKNDDPLLVQVEPYAEWDANVTQAKGEPPQIEGLTWVENLEAYIERKLFTVNTGHASIAYLAYRKGIKDIYSAMQDKNIVDMARKVWQETGDLLVRKFGFDPKKHEEYVKTTENRFRNPHLSDEVTRVARGPKRKLGAKDRLVSPATQLLAQGQKPSALATVIGAAFHFDYDGDKEAQEVQGAIQEKGLHKAILNYTQIPEESELFRMVENKTAGF, from the coding sequence ATGAAAAAGGCAATCCATTTCGGTGCAGGCAATATCGGCAGAGGCTTTATCGGAGAACTCCTGGTGCGCTCCGGCTACGAAGTGACGTTCGTGGACGTCAATGCAGAACTTGTCGATTTAATCAATGAGCGCCGCGCTTACGATATTAAAATCGTCGGGGATAAGCCCGAAATCATTCATGTGGAACATGTGCGCGCCATCAACAGCGCCGCCCATCCCGAAGAACTCATCAGGGCCATTTGCGAAGCCGATATCATCACGACGGCTATCGGCCCGAATATCCTGAAATTCATTGCGCCAAATCTGGCGGCAGGCCTTGCAGAACGCGTGAAGGTGAATCAGCAGCCCTTGAACGTCATCGCCTGTGAAAACATGGTGGGCGGCTCCACGGTGCTCAAAGGTTTTGTCGAAGAAAACCTGCCGGAAGAAGCCAAAGAAGACGTGGCTAAATATATCGGCTTCCCCGATGCCGCTGTGGACAGAATAGTACCCCTGCAGAAAAATGACGACCCCCTGCTCGTGCAGGTTGAACCCTATGCCGAATGGGATGCCAATGTGACGCAGGCCAAAGGCGAACCGCCGCAGATTGAGGGCCTGACCTGGGTGGAAAACCTCGAAGCCTATATCGAGCGCAAACTCTTTACCGTAAACACCGGTCATGCCTCCATTGCGTACCTTGCTTATCGCAAAGGCATCAAGGATATTTACAGCGCCATGCAGGATAAAAACATCGTGGATATGGCGCGCAAGGTTTGGCAGGAAACCGGTGACTTGCTCGTGCGTAAGTTTGGCTTTGACCCCAAAAAGCACGAAGAATACGTTAAGACCACCGAAAACCGATTCCGCAACCCGCATCTTAGCGATGAAGTGACAAGAGTAGCCCGCGGCCCCAAACGCAAACTTGGCGCAAAGGATAGACTGGTAAGCCCCGCCACCCAGCTTTTGGCACAGGGCCAGAAACCCTCGGCGCTGGCCACCGTAATCGGAGCTGCCTTCCACTTCGACTATGACGGCGATAAAGAAGCGCAGGAAGTGCAGGGCGCTATTCAGGAAAAAGGCCTGCATAAGGCAATCCTGAACTATACCCAAATCCCCGAAGAATCCGAACTCTTCCGCATGGTGGAGAATAAGACGGCGGGATTCTGA